The genomic window CCCTTGATCTCTTGTTCAACGATAAGAAATAACAACTATGGTGTCTATGCACAAAGCAGCGCCAATCCAACCGTAGTCAATTGCAATATTCATGGCAACACCAGTTACGGCATCTACAATGCCACCAGTTCCCTTACCCTCGCCGCTGCGGATAACTGGTGGGGACACACCAGCGGCCCATCCGGCGTGGGGCCAGGTTCCGGCGATGCCGTGAGCAACTCTGTGGACTATACCCCATGGATGGCCTCATTTGACAGTTGTCTTGAGACGATTGTTTTAAGCCCGGCGTCTGCAACGAATCCGATCGGCAGTCAGCATACGGTGACGGCAACCGTGACAAATGACGCCCTTGAGCCCGTTGCTGATATTGCCGTATCATTCGAAATTGTCTTTGGCCCGCATGCCGGGGCAACGGGGACAGATACGACCGATTCCAACGGACAGGCGACATTTACCTACACAGGGACGCTGGAAGGCACGGACATAATTGAGGCGAGCTTTACCGATTTCCACGGCAGGACCATAACATCAGGTCCGGTCACAAAGACGTGGGAATCGTCATCCTCGACTCCGACTCCGACTCCGACGCCAACGCCTTCACCAACGCCGACACCGGAGCCAACACCAAGTCCAACTCCGTCTCCGACACCAAGTCCGACCCCGAGTCCGACACCAACCCCTGCAGCATGTCCTTGTCCGGACGCAGAGGCGTGCTATTCCTTTGACGAAGGGAATGGGAATGTGGCTGGCGACTCGTCGGGCAATGGTCGTAACGGCGCAATCGTTGGCGCGGTCTGGACCATCGGAAATGACGGCAGTGGTCTGAGTTTTGACGGGGTTGACGATGAGGTATCAGTCCCGACCATGAACAGCGAGGAAGTCTCCTTTAGCGCATGGTTCTATAAGAATGCAAATGATCCGTTGGGCTTTGATTTCATCTTCGACGGAATCAGGATGCATTCTAATTCACAATTGAATGAAGGATTTGCTCTCAAATTCTTAAAGAGGAATCCAAACGTAGTGGGTTTTGCTGTTGTAACACAAAACTCAAACGGAAGAAGGAAGCTGAGGACTGCGTCATACGATCTGGGTAATTCCGTAGGTAGCTGGTATCATGTTGCAGGCACGTACGACAAGGCCACCGGCGAGCAGAAGTTGTATGTCAATGGGCAGCTGGTCAGGATGGTAAGACACCCGGCAGGAAACGGCATCGTTCCGCTGACCTCTTATCCTGGCATGAAAATCGGGAATTCCTTATCGAGAAAAGGTTGTTTCGATGGAGTCATCGATGGGGTTTGTATTTCCCATCGGGCATTGACCGAGCAGGAGGTGCTGGACATTTTTAACAATTAACCTGATGATCCGGAGAGCGAAGTGCCCCTTCGCTCTCCGGGTTTATCGTATTACCGCGCAAAATCTTTCTTTTTTGTAACTATTCAGCGTGCTTTCGCTCACAATCACTACGAGTGAACAAAATATTGATGCTGTAATCCCGAAGGGATGTCATGATTATAGCCTGGCGCAGCAGCACAGCCGCAACCAAATTTCCTTTATGAAATCGGGGAGATTGCTTCGGAAAAGGCCCTCGCAATGACAGCGACCATGCACTTTGATGGCACACTGCATGTTGTCATTGCGAGTGAAGCGAAGCAATCTTTCACTCATAAAAAACGGCACCTCCTGAAAGAGGTTTGTGAAAAAACTTACAAAAAAAAGAAGTTTTTATACAGTAATACTATAGTGTCATGCAATTATAGTTAACCCCGTGGGGGTGGCATAGTATCGCTATTTTCCCGATATTTCACCCCTGCGGGGTTGAATATGGTGGCGCGTTTTTTCTATAATCATGTCATCCCTTCGGGATTTTTCAAAAAGCTAAATTGTCACGAGCTTTTTCATTTCCTCAGACAAGGGCAACGGCCTGAAGCCCAATGAACGGGCCTTTGTGTTGTCAAGTGAGACGTCCGGCGGTCTGGGTGCCGCCATAATGACCTCTTTTTGCCTGGAGGGTATTAACCTGGCCGCTGAGATGTTAAGGGTGTTCATCAGCATCGCTCCAAACTCATACCGGGAGATACGCTCATTGCCGCCGATATGGAGGGGGCCGTGTACTTTTTCAAGGGACAGAAAAATTCCTGACGCCGCTGTGTCTGCGCTTACCGGAGTTCTGAATTCATCGGTAAAGAGCTGCAATTCCCTGCCTTCGCGCATCGCCGCTATCATGGGCTGAATGAAGCTTGTGGCGCCGGGCCCCGAAATACCAAACATGAGGGAGAGGCGGCAAACCGCAGTCATGGGATGGCGTTTCATCATGCCTTCCTCAGCCAATGCCTTCTGTTCACCGTAAAAGTTGACCGGACAAACGGGGTCTTCTTCACGATACGGAGGGTTTAAGCCATCGAAGACCATGTCGGTTGAAGTAAAAACACAAGGGATTCCATAGTCTGCACAAAGGCCGGCAATATTGACTGAAGCATCCACATTCACCCTTTGAGATTCTGCCCGATGGGTTTGACAAAAATTCAAACTCGTTTTCGCT from Candidatus Brocadia sp. includes these protein-coding regions:
- a CDS encoding Ig-like domain-containing protein encodes the protein MNIFHQLLLTLQGSGGFPFKHYVGYSGGSGTPPALKAVGTSGNPITFTSNAASPAPGDWRGIRFSDHTNDAETIMDYCTVEYGGHSGENSNIYCNEASPAIQRCLMRNSDGNGILATGSGAHPLISCSTIRNNNYGVYAQSSANPTVVNCNIHGNTSYGIYNATSSLTLAAADNWWGHTSGPSGVGPGSGDAVSNSVDYTPWMASFDSCLETIVLSPASATNPIGSQHTVTATVTNDALEPVADIAVSFEIVFGPHAGATGTDTTDSNGQATFTYTGTLEGTDIIEASFTDFHGRTITSGPVTKTWESSSSTPTPTPTPTPSPTPTPEPTPSPTPSPTPSPTPSPTPTPAACPCPDAEACYSFDEGNGNVAGDSSGNGRNGAIVGAVWTIGNDGSGLSFDGVDDEVSVPTMNSEEVSFSAWFYKNANDPLGFDFIFDGIRMHSNSQLNEGFALKFLKRNPNVVGFAVVTQNSNGRRKLRTASYDLGNSVGSWYHVAGTYDKATGEQKLYVNGQLVRMVRHPAGNGIVPLTSYPGMKIGNSLSRKGCFDGVIDGVCISHRALTEQEVLDIFNN
- a CDS encoding NAD(P)-dependent oxidoreductase, yielding MKKLLVTGACGFLGWNICQAARQTWEITGTAFSHVEAIAGVKITKVDLTDFAALKKLFQTVRPDAVIHTAAKTSLNFCQTHRAESQRVNVDASVNIAGLCADYGIPCVFTSTDMVFDGLNPPYREEDPVCPVNFYGEQKALAEEGMMKRHPMTAVCRLSLMFGISGPGATSFIQPMIAAMREGRELQLFTDEFRTPVSADTAASGIFLSLEKVHGPLHIGGNERISRYEFGAMLMNTLNISAARLIPSRQKEVIMAAPRPPDVSLDNTKARSLGFRPLPLSEEMKKLVTI